Part of the Halogeometricum rufum genome, TCGGGTAGGTCCGCCGCCGCGACGGCCAGCGAGTGGTAGCGACCGACCTCGAACGGGTCCGCGACGCCCTCGTAGAGGTCGGAGCCGTCGTGGCGTATCTCGGACGGCTTGCCGTGGACCACCTCGGGGGCGTGGCCGACGGGCGCGCCGAGGGCCGCACAGAGCGCCTGATGGCCGAGACAGACGCCGAGCGTCGGATAGCTCGTCTCCGCGAAGATGTCGACGGAGACGCCGGCGTCGGCGGGCGTGCCGGGACCGGGCGAGACGACGATGCCGTCCGGGTCGAGGTCCCGAACCCCCGCCACGTCTATCTCGTCGTTGCGGCGGACGACCACCTCGTCCGCGAACTCGCCGACGTACTGGACGAGGTTGTACGCGAACGAGTCGTAGTTGTCCACGACGAGTATCATCGCAGGCCTCCCGTCGGGTCGGCCGCCTCGACGGCGAACGACCCCTGTTCGCCGAGGGCCTCGTCGACCGCGTTCACGAGGGCTCGCGCCTTGTCGAGCGTCTCCCGGTACTCGGCGTCGGGGACGGAGTCGTGGACGACGCCCGCGCCGACGCGGAGTCGGTACTCGCCCTCCCGTCGGACGAGCGTACGGATGACGATGTTGAGCGTCGCCCGGTCGTCGAAGCCGAAGACGCCGACGCTCCCGGTGTACGGGCCGCGGCGCGTCGCCTCCACCTC contains:
- a CDS encoding anthranilate synthase component II, translating into MILVVDNYDSFAYNLVQYVGEFADEVVVRRNDEIDVAGVRDLDPDGIVVSPGPGTPADAGVSVDIFAETSYPTLGVCLGHQALCAALGAPVGHAPEVVHGKPSEIRHDGSDLYEGVADPFEVGRYHSLAVAAADLPDELDVTARTTDDRRVVMGVERADRPHLGVQYHPESILTDAGKRVVENFCTSYAGV
- a CDS encoding chorismate-binding protein; its protein translation is DEKERAEHAMLVDLERNDLGKVSEYGSVEVSEYRRVDRYSEVMHLVSLVEGRARDDVDIADAVAAVFPGGTITGAPKPRTMELVDEVEATRRGPYTGSVGVFGFDDRATLNIVIRTLVRREGEYRLRVGAGVVHDSVPDAEYRETLDKARALVNAVDEALGEQGSFAVEAADPTGGLR